One window of the Epinephelus moara isolate mb chromosome 24, YSFRI_EMoa_1.0, whole genome shotgun sequence genome contains the following:
- the LOC126386724 gene encoding ADP-ribosylation factor-like protein 8B-A encodes MLALINRLLDWFKSLFWKEEMELTLVGLQYSGKTTFVNVIASGHFSEDMIPTVGFNMRKVTKGNVTIKIWDIGGQPRFRSMWERYCRGVNAIVYMVDAADREKVEASRNELHNLLDKPQLQGIPVLVLGNKRDLPTALDEKQLIEKMNLAAIQDREICCYSISCKEKDNIDITLQWLIQHSKSRRS; translated from the exons ATGCTGGCACTAATAAACCGGCTGCTGGACTGGTTCAAGTCTCTGTTTTGGAAGGAGGAGATGGAGCTGACGCTGGTCGGCCTCCAATACTCGGGGAAAACTACATTTGTAAACGTGATCGCT TCTGGGCATTTCAGTGAAGACATGATCCCTACAGTCGGGTTCAATATGAGGAAGGTCACCAAAGGAAACGTCACCATCAAG ATCTGGGATATAGGGGGGCAGCCGAGGTTCAGGAGCATGTGGGAGCGGTACTGTCGGGGAGTAAATGCAATCGT GTACATGGTTGACGCAGCAGATCGAGAAAAGGTGGAGGCTTCTAGAAACGAGCTTCATAATTTATTAGACAAACCTCAGTTGCAAGGAATTCCT GTTTTGGTACTCGGTAACAAAAGGGATCTCCCCACTGCTCTAGATGAAAAACAGCTCATTGAGAAAAT GAATTTGGCAGCTATTCAGGACAGAGAGATATGCTGCTACTCTATTTCCTGCAAAGAGAAAGACAACATTG ACATCACACTTCAGTGGCTCATCCAGCACTCAAagtccaggaggagctga
- the LOC126385553 gene encoding tumor necrosis factor receptor superfamily member 5-like produces MIHLSSPLAALCLLSIWTIERAAGCGDGQDEVDGRCCDLCPSGKYMTEFCSEHKQTVCRPCKEGYFADQSNMFDRCEKCRTCQQKYAEKCTPTANANCSCLPGFLCSNNVCSKCEENKCVSGEKPMRTASLQSDGLIEYSYQCEPSCTDNTRFNEKEGICETHREGRDSVNLIIGIGFVLLSLILLVFLSNAFIKTLRKHKTYKTPVEVLAISANTSDFHLSKEESGVAFIMQDETKQSNSLSLTDLEKVSSSNCSGVP; encoded by the exons ATGATTCATCTGAGCTCTCCCCTGGCAGCCCTGTGCCTACTGAGTATTTGGACTATAGAACGCGCCGCAGGCTGTGGTGATGGGCAGGATGAGGTGGATGGTCGATGCTGTGACCTGTGTCCCTCAG GTAAATATATGACTGAGTTCTGCTCAGAGCACAAGCAGACCGTCTGTAGACCCTGCAAGGAGGGCTACTTCGCCGACCAATCCAACATGTTTGACAGATGTGAGAAATGCAGGACGTGTCAACAAA AATATGCTGAGAAATGTACACCGACCGCAAATGCGAACTGTTCGTGCCTCCCTGGTTTCCTGTGCTCCAACAATGTCTGTTCAAAgtgtgaggaaaacaaatgcGTCAGCGGGGAGAAACCGATGAGAACAG CCAGTCTCCAGAGTGACGGGTTGATAGAGTATTCATATCAGTGTGAGCCTTCATGCACTGATAACACACGTTTTAATGAGAAAGAGGGAATCTGCG agacacacagagagggcaGAGACTCCGTTAACTTGATCATCGGCATCGGCTTTGTTTTGCTCTCTCTCATCCTCCTTGTGTTTCTGTCTAATGCCTTTATAAAGACCCTGAGGAAGCACAAAACAT ATAAAACTCCAGTGGAAGTCTTAGCAATCTCCGCCAACACCAGTGACTTTCACCTGTCGAAGGAGGAGAGCGGGGTCGCGTTCATCATGCAGGATGAAACCAAGCAAAGCAACAGTTTGAGCCTCACAGATCTGGAAAAAGTCAGCAGTTCCAACTGCTCAGGTGTCCCTTAA
- the si:ch73-361p23.3 gene encoding tumor necrosis factor receptor superfamily member 4, whose product MVLLKLLIVTLTFYQLVVLDAQKCPKGQRRTRGGAAQPCEDCPTGYYNPEDNDSHICKPCRKCDSNYGSAVKEACTKETNTKCQCRGEFVPAESDSSTCKCEIGFELKSGECSKCEHGYFSTRINSSCRKWKECKSGETNAGSNTADVICNPDVESNPSINTTSTLNKIVTLIKRLTTQRPTPRIITTTTTTPTTTPTSITTAALGYRDPPTSKGQPPHTPDTAAYIGPGMTLLILGIIGLLVLTAVTCKLNITSQPAVPQKDSLCRRPVEESGDGSLSSLKLNPVE is encoded by the exons ATGGTTCTGCTCAAACTGCTTATAGTCACTTTAACTTTTTATCAGCTCGTTGTTTTGGATGCTCAGAAATGCCCAAAAG GTCAAAGACGAACACGTGGTGGAGCTGCACAACCTTGTGAAGACTGCCCCACTGGATATTATAATCCTGAAGATAACGATTCCCACATCTGCAAACCATGTAGAAAGTGTGATAGCA aTTATGGAAGTGCCGTTAAAGAGGCGTGCACgaaagagacaaacacaaaatgtcAGTGCCGTGGAGAATTCGTTCCCGCGGAGAGTGATTCTTCCACTTGCAAATGTGAAATTGGATTTGAACTAAAATCCGGAG AATGTTCAAAATGTGAACACGGATATTTCAGCACACGCATCAACTCGTCCTGTCGAAAATGGAAAGA ATGTAAATCAGGAGAGACAAATGCAGGAAGCAACACCGCAGATGTCATCTGTAATCCAGATGTGGAGAGTAACCCTTCCATCAATACAACCTCCACATTAAACAAAATTGTTACTCTAATTAAACGTTTAACAACTCAGCGTCCAACTCCGAGGATAATTACCACCACCACTACTACCCCGACTACCACCCCCACCTCCATCACCACAGCTGCTCTGGGATACAGAGACCCCCCAACGAGCAAAGGGCAGCCTCCCCACACGCCAGACACAGCCGCCTACATTGGTCCAG GTATGACCCTCCTCATATTGGGAATTATTGGACTGCTCGTACTGACCGCTGTGACCTGCAAGCTGAACATTACCTCTCAACCAGCTGTACCAC aaaaGGACTCATTGTGTCGGAGGCCGGTTGAGGAAAGTGGCGATGGCAGCCTGTCCTCTCTCAAACTGAATCCTGTGGAGTGA